From the Teredinibacter turnerae T7901 genome, one window contains:
- a CDS encoding NfeD family protein — translation MNLSILSGPWFWVALGLALLALELLGAGGFLLAIGVASLIVAMITFFVPMGWVVEFAVFGVLSVICTFVYWRYLKPNSTESEDPLLNNRVARLVGSRAVLIAPVVAGQGRVQIHDALWTVECDEPLPQGALVEITGYHGSTLTAQPVS, via the coding sequence ATGAATTTGAGCATACTTTCTGGGCCCTGGTTCTGGGTCGCATTGGGGCTGGCGCTGCTGGCTCTGGAACTGCTGGGTGCTGGCGGCTTTTTGTTGGCTATTGGCGTGGCGTCGCTGATTGTTGCGATGATCACTTTTTTTGTGCCCATGGGCTGGGTCGTGGAATTTGCTGTATTTGGTGTACTTTCGGTGATCTGCACCTTCGTTTACTGGCGGTATTTAAAGCCCAACAGTACGGAATCGGAAGATCCACTGCTGAATAACCGTGTTGCCAGGCTCGTGGGCAGCCGTGCCGTTTTAATCGCGCCGGTAGTGGCTGGACAGGGGCGAGTACAAATTCACGACGCCTTATGGACAGTTGAATGTGATGAACCTTTACCACAGGGAGCGCTTGTGGAAATTACCGGGTATCACGGCTCAACACTGACAGCCCAGCCGGTTTCCTAA
- a CDS encoding transglycosylase SLT domain-containing protein produces MGRAVKLSLFIFCALVLAGCASAPPRHVDNICHIFDEKNGWYKDAKKATKKWRVPIATNMAIMYQESGFKNTAKPPRKKILGFIPGPRKSSAYGYAQAKDETWDWYKSKAPHWGADRNDFDDAIDFIAWYNNLSVKTLKIKPSDTYRLYLAYHEGHGGFARGTFNSKAWLKATAKKVSSRAARYQAQLNKCEDRLNSWWPF; encoded by the coding sequence ATGGGGCGCGCGGTGAAACTCTCCCTGTTTATCTTCTGTGCGCTCGTATTGGCTGGTTGCGCCAGCGCACCGCCTCGGCACGTGGATAATATCTGCCATATCTTCGATGAAAAAAATGGCTGGTACAAAGATGCAAAAAAAGCCACTAAAAAATGGCGAGTGCCAATAGCCACGAACATGGCAATTATGTACCAGGAGAGCGGGTTCAAAAACACCGCCAAGCCGCCGCGTAAAAAGATTCTGGGGTTTATCCCCGGGCCGCGAAAAAGCAGTGCCTACGGCTATGCCCAGGCAAAGGATGAAACCTGGGATTGGTATAAGTCGAAAGCGCCGCACTGGGGCGCTGATCGCAATGATTTTGATGATGCTATCGATTTCATCGCCTGGTACAACAATTTGAGCGTGAAAACCCTTAAGATCAAGCCGAGCGACACCTACCGCCTCTACCTGGCCTATCACGAAGGCCACGGGGGGTTCGCGCGCGGCACGTTTAACAGCAAAGCCTGGCTCAAAGCGACCGCTAAGAAAGTAAGTTCTCGCGCTGCGCGCTACCAGGCGCAATTGAATAAGTGCGAAGATCGGCTGAATTCCTGGTGGCCGTTTTGA
- the ligA gene encoding NAD-dependent DNA ligase LigA — translation MADSQVPSEAVMRRCNELHQLLNHHNRQYYLLDEPEIPDAEYDRLFHELKTLEAEFPQLETADSPTQRVGAEPLKGFSSVQHEVPMLSLDNAFSDEDMRAFEKRIQDRLASDAELEYACEPKFDGIAVSLLYRDGRLQRGATRGDGATGEDITQNVRTIGSVPLKLSGDNVPAVFEVRGEVVMPRAGFAKLNAAAQERGDRLFVNPRNAAAGALRQLDPSITAKRPLVFFAYSVGYVEGELPPTHFGTLDLLEKLGFVVAGERALAHGAGGCLAYYRDLGEKRADLGYDIDGIVFKVNDYGLQNRLGFVSRAPRWAIAHKFPAQEEMTVLNDVEFQVGRTGAVTPVARLEPVFVGGVTVSNATLHNRDEIERLGVKIGDQVVVRRAGDVIPQIVSVVLSARPQHAKEIVFPANCPVCGSQVEVLEGEAVARCTGGLVCAAQRKEAIKHFVSRTAMDIEGLGDKLVEQLVGLGHIEHIADIYRLEHEVLANMERMGDKSAQNVIDAIEKSKSTTLPRFLFALGIREVGQATARNIAQHFGMLKNLMDADQEALVAVDDVGPIVAHHIFDFFQQQGNRAQIALLQEAGVHWPESAPVAAESLPLDGKTYVLTGTLETLSRDEAKEKLLALGAKVTGSVSKKTDCVVAGPGAGSKLAKAESLGIEVLDEAAFVALLDSF, via the coding sequence ATGGCAGATAGTCAGGTCCCCTCCGAAGCCGTAATGCGGCGTTGCAATGAGTTGCACCAGCTCCTTAATCACCACAACCGACAGTACTATTTGCTCGATGAGCCGGAAATTCCGGACGCCGAGTACGATCGTCTGTTCCACGAACTGAAAACGCTGGAAGCGGAGTTTCCGCAGCTGGAAACCGCAGATTCGCCGACCCAACGCGTCGGTGCAGAGCCGCTCAAAGGTTTTTCATCCGTGCAGCACGAAGTGCCCATGCTATCGCTGGACAACGCTTTCAGTGATGAGGATATGCGGGCGTTTGAAAAGCGTATCCAAGACCGTTTAGCCTCGGATGCGGAGCTTGAATATGCCTGTGAACCCAAGTTCGACGGCATTGCCGTAAGCCTGTTGTATCGCGATGGGCGTTTGCAACGTGGCGCTACACGAGGTGATGGCGCGACCGGTGAAGATATTACTCAGAACGTAAGGACCATCGGCTCGGTGCCGCTTAAATTGAGCGGAGACAATGTTCCGGCGGTGTTTGAAGTACGGGGCGAAGTTGTTATGCCGCGCGCTGGGTTTGCCAAGCTCAACGCAGCCGCGCAGGAACGCGGTGACAGGTTGTTTGTTAATCCGCGCAATGCCGCTGCTGGCGCGCTGCGACAATTAGATCCTTCGATCACCGCCAAGCGGCCGCTGGTATTCTTTGCGTATAGTGTCGGCTACGTAGAGGGCGAGCTTCCGCCGACGCACTTCGGCACTTTGGATCTGCTGGAAAAGCTGGGTTTTGTGGTTGCTGGCGAGCGTGCCCTGGCGCACGGGGCTGGCGGATGTTTAGCTTATTATCGCGATTTGGGCGAGAAACGAGCGGACCTTGGCTACGACATTGACGGCATCGTCTTCAAAGTGAACGACTATGGCCTACAAAACCGGCTCGGTTTTGTATCCCGAGCGCCACGATGGGCGATCGCGCACAAATTTCCCGCGCAAGAAGAAATGACCGTGCTTAACGACGTCGAGTTCCAGGTGGGCAGGACTGGCGCGGTAACCCCGGTGGCGAGGCTTGAGCCTGTTTTTGTCGGTGGCGTAACCGTATCCAATGCGACCCTGCACAATCGGGATGAGATTGAGCGCCTGGGGGTAAAAATTGGCGACCAGGTGGTCGTGCGCCGGGCTGGGGACGTTATTCCACAAATCGTCTCAGTAGTCTTGTCTGCACGTCCGCAACACGCAAAGGAGATTGTCTTTCCTGCAAACTGCCCAGTGTGTGGCTCGCAAGTGGAAGTGCTGGAAGGTGAGGCAGTTGCGCGCTGTACCGGCGGGTTAGTGTGTGCCGCGCAGCGTAAAGAAGCGATCAAGCACTTTGTCAGTCGCACCGCGATGGATATTGAAGGGCTCGGCGATAAACTGGTAGAGCAGCTCGTGGGGCTTGGTCATATCGAGCATATCGCAGACATCTATCGCTTGGAACACGAGGTACTGGCTAACATGGAGCGAATGGGTGACAAGTCTGCACAAAATGTCATCGATGCCATCGAAAAAAGTAAATCGACCACCTTGCCCCGGTTTCTGTTTGCGCTGGGTATTCGAGAAGTGGGCCAGGCGACGGCTCGAAACATCGCACAGCATTTTGGTATGCTGAAAAACCTGATGGACGCGGACCAAGAGGCGCTGGTAGCTGTGGATGATGTGGGGCCAATCGTCGCCCATCACATCTTTGATTTTTTCCAGCAGCAGGGTAACCGCGCGCAAATTGCGCTTTTGCAAGAGGCTGGCGTGCACTGGCCAGAGAGTGCTCCTGTCGCCGCGGAAAGTTTGCCGTTAGATGGCAAAACCTACGTGCTGACGGGTACGCTGGAAACACTGTCGCGCGATGAAGCGAAAGAAAAATTACTGGCACTGGGGGCCAAGGTGACTGGGAGTGTATCTAAAAAAACGGATTGTGTCGTCGCCGGGCCTGGTGCCGGTTCCAAGTTGGCGAAAGCGGAAAGTCTGGGTATTGAGGTGCTCGACGAAGCCGCTTTTGTTGCGCTGCTCGATTCTTTCTAA
- a CDS encoding DUF4136 domain-containing protein: MKHLLVMAIAALTLLLNACANRGISTDYQTDVAFNEYRSYALLPVDPSVYANPKVSEITIKRIGTVLKKQLSNRYSEVDPNSADFLVRYFLVLDERMKVESYNANFGIYRSGFAYGHAYDTPDLHNTYYQQGSIIVDILDAKSQEVVWRGSTEGKVKEGLSPEQREARVAAQLSDLFEHFPPKAN, translated from the coding sequence ATGAAACACTTACTTGTTATGGCCATTGCGGCTCTTACTCTTCTTCTAAACGCTTGCGCAAACCGGGGTATTTCTACCGACTACCAAACGGACGTGGCGTTCAATGAATACCGGTCGTACGCGCTATTGCCGGTAGACCCCTCCGTTTATGCAAACCCCAAGGTCTCTGAAATCACGATAAAACGTATTGGGACAGTGCTGAAAAAGCAGCTATCAAACCGCTACTCCGAGGTGGACCCAAACAGCGCAGACTTTTTGGTGCGCTATTTTCTGGTGCTTGATGAGCGCATGAAAGTTGAAAGCTACAACGCTAATTTTGGTATTTACCGAAGTGGTTTTGCCTACGGCCACGCCTACGATACGCCTGATCTGCACAACACCTACTATCAGCAGGGCAGCATCATCGTTGATATTCTTGATGCCAAAAGTCAGGAAGTGGTGTGGCGCGGTTCGACAGAAGGCAAGGTGAAAGAAGGCCTGTCTCCTGAACAGCGCGAAGCGCGCGTAGCTGCCCAGTTGTCTGACCTGTTCGAGCATTTTCCGCCAAAAGCCAACTAG
- a CDS encoding AMP-binding protein, which produces MVALIPRYKNVLEILDHAFTSYGPSPAYSCLGQTMTYAQLDELSLRAARYFRNVLGLQEGDRIAIQLPNLLQYPVVLYGAFRAGLVVVNINPLYTPREIKHQLVDSGSRALVVLSNIAHNAAEIIRETAVEAVIVTDIGDCHGFVKRTLMNFVVKHVKKMVPPFHFPSAISFDDIVASHGEAFPKVVPDPETLLILQYTGGTTGLAKGAMLSHRNMAENVWQMVSFIPEAFDESKEIYVCCLPLYHIYALNLHGLCAFSTGGHNVLIPNPRDLASMVKALKPYKFTVFVGINTLYTALCRYEPFKSLDFSALDVSSAGGMALNEAAASCWEKMTGCEVCEGYGLTETSPVVAGNRPGHIRQGYVGSALPETEVKLIDENGNIVVDQAGELCVRGPQVMQGYWHREDETLNVLDKDGWLKTGDIAEISEDGFIKIVDRKKDMILVSGFNVYPNEIEDMVTQLPEVLEAAAIGVPNEKCGEVVKLFVVAADETLSKQQIVDFCRKNLTAYKVPKEIEFRESLPKSNVGKILRKDLRSTEHNN; this is translated from the coding sequence GTGGTTGCTTTGATTCCTCGTTATAAAAACGTATTAGAAATACTGGATCACGCGTTCACCAGTTACGGTCCCAGCCCGGCCTATAGCTGTCTCGGGCAAACGATGACCTATGCTCAACTGGACGAATTAAGCCTGCGCGCCGCGCGTTATTTTCGCAATGTTCTGGGGTTGCAGGAAGGCGACCGCATTGCGATCCAATTACCTAATTTACTGCAATACCCTGTGGTGCTCTACGGTGCGTTTCGCGCGGGCCTGGTAGTGGTTAATATTAATCCGCTTTATACACCTCGCGAAATTAAGCACCAGTTGGTCGACAGTGGGTCGCGAGCGTTGGTTGTGCTATCCAATATCGCGCACAACGCCGCAGAAATTATTCGCGAAACGGCAGTCGAAGCTGTGATTGTGACCGACATTGGAGATTGTCATGGGTTCGTGAAGCGCACTCTGATGAATTTTGTGGTGAAGCACGTAAAGAAAATGGTACCTCCTTTTCACTTTCCCAGCGCTATTTCGTTTGACGATATTGTGGCTAGTCATGGCGAGGCTTTTCCAAAAGTTGTTCCAGATCCTGAAACCCTGTTAATACTGCAATACACAGGCGGGACCACCGGGCTTGCCAAGGGAGCCATGCTGAGCCATCGCAACATGGCGGAAAACGTATGGCAAATGGTGTCGTTTATCCCGGAAGCGTTCGACGAGAGTAAAGAAATTTACGTGTGTTGCCTGCCGCTCTACCATATATACGCACTCAACCTGCACGGTCTTTGCGCGTTCTCGACGGGCGGGCACAATGTACTAATCCCTAATCCACGGGATCTGGCGTCTATGGTAAAAGCATTGAAGCCGTACAAATTTACTGTTTTTGTGGGTATCAATACGCTGTATACCGCTCTGTGCAGATATGAACCTTTTAAATCTTTAGACTTTTCTGCGCTGGATGTATCTTCAGCCGGCGGTATGGCGTTGAATGAGGCCGCGGCTTCCTGTTGGGAAAAAATGACTGGTTGCGAAGTTTGCGAAGGATACGGTCTCACAGAAACATCACCTGTGGTTGCAGGGAACCGGCCTGGTCATATCCGTCAGGGATACGTGGGCTCGGCTTTACCTGAAACAGAGGTTAAATTGATAGACGAAAACGGCAACATCGTGGTCGATCAAGCGGGTGAATTATGCGTGCGCGGGCCTCAGGTCATGCAAGGTTATTGGCATCGGGAGGATGAAACATTAAATGTGCTGGACAAGGACGGCTGGCTAAAAACCGGTGACATAGCGGAGATTTCCGAAGACGGTTTTATCAAAATCGTCGATCGTAAAAAAGATATGATTCTGGTGTCCGGGTTTAATGTCTACCCGAATGAAATTGAAGACATGGTGACACAGTTGCCGGAAGTTCTCGAGGCGGCTGCCATTGGCGTGCCGAACGAAAAGTGCGGAGAGGTGGTAAAACTGTTTGTGGTTGCTGCCGACGAGACTCTCTCAAAGCAGCAGATTGTGGATTTTTGTCGGAAAAATCTCACTGCGTATAAGGTGCCGAAGGAAATAGAATTTCGCGAATCCTTGCCGAAGTCTAATGTTGGCAAGATTCTGCGCAAAGATTTACGCAGTACAGAACACAACAATTAA
- a CDS encoding acyl-CoA dehydrogenase C-terminal domain-containing protein produces MADYKAPLKDLEFVLYDMLDYEQHYASLPGCEEANRELITAIVEEAAKFCENVLAPLNAVGDEHGCDWQDGVVTTPPGFKEAYQQFVEGGWPSINHSVDYGGQGLPESVGTIISEMTGAANWAWSMYPGLSHGAMNTLAQHGTVEQKSVYLTKLVEGSWTGTMCLTEAHCGTDLGMLKTRAEPQDDGSYRIQGSKIFISAGDHDLAENIVHIVLARLPDAPEGTKGISLFIVPKYLPAEDGSVGERNAVTCGSIEHKMGIHGNATCVLNFDDATGYLIGPPNRGLHCMFTFMNTARLGTALQGLAHAEVGYQKSLSYAKERLQMRALSGPKNPSGPADPIIVHPDVRRMLLTQKAFAEGGRMLIHYCSQLVDIEQLSDDAGRKTEAADLLAFLTPIAKAFLTETGFEAANHALQCFGGHGYIREWGVEQNVRDARIAMLYEGTTGIQALDLLGRKVLMSQGELLKRFTKVVHKFCKANEDNEQLAEFVQPLAKLNNQWGEITMHIGLSAMENQEEVGAAAVDYLMYSGYAVYAYLWARAAKTAMEHEAAEGAFYRAKVKTARFYFKRLLPRTESLVVAMKSGAGNLLDFEDSEF; encoded by the coding sequence ATGGCTGACTACAAAGCACCCCTGAAAGATCTCGAATTCGTGCTCTACGATATGCTTGACTACGAGCAGCACTACGCCTCGCTGCCTGGTTGTGAGGAAGCTAACCGGGAGCTTATAACTGCAATCGTGGAAGAGGCAGCAAAGTTCTGTGAAAACGTTCTAGCGCCGCTGAATGCTGTGGGCGATGAGCACGGATGTGATTGGCAAGACGGCGTTGTGACGACGCCTCCAGGGTTTAAGGAAGCCTATCAACAGTTCGTTGAAGGTGGTTGGCCATCCATAAACCACAGCGTTGACTATGGTGGCCAAGGGTTGCCAGAGTCGGTTGGCACGATTATTAGCGAAATGACCGGCGCGGCGAATTGGGCTTGGTCTATGTACCCGGGGCTCAGTCACGGTGCGATGAACACCCTCGCCCAACACGGCACGGTCGAACAAAAATCGGTTTACCTCACTAAATTGGTCGAGGGTTCGTGGACAGGCACAATGTGCCTCACAGAAGCCCACTGTGGCACCGACCTAGGCATGCTGAAAACCCGTGCAGAGCCGCAGGACGACGGCAGTTACCGCATTCAAGGGTCAAAAATTTTTATTTCAGCCGGTGACCATGATCTGGCTGAAAACATCGTTCATATTGTGCTGGCCCGCCTGCCGGATGCGCCGGAAGGAACCAAAGGCATCTCTCTCTTTATCGTTCCTAAATATTTGCCCGCAGAAGACGGTTCTGTGGGCGAACGCAATGCGGTGACGTGCGGTTCTATTGAGCACAAAATGGGGATTCACGGTAACGCCACCTGTGTGCTTAATTTTGATGACGCAACCGGGTATCTGATCGGGCCGCCGAATCGCGGTTTGCACTGTATGTTCACCTTTATGAACACCGCGCGCTTGGGTACGGCCTTGCAGGGCTTGGCGCACGCGGAAGTCGGTTATCAAAAATCACTAAGCTATGCCAAAGAGCGTTTGCAGATGCGTGCCTTGAGCGGGCCTAAGAATCCATCTGGGCCAGCCGACCCGATTATCGTTCATCCCGATGTGCGGCGCATGCTGTTAACGCAAAAGGCGTTTGCCGAGGGTGGGCGCATGCTCATCCATTACTGCTCACAGCTAGTGGACATCGAGCAACTCTCGGACGATGCCGGGCGCAAAACCGAAGCTGCCGATCTTCTCGCTTTTCTTACGCCTATTGCCAAAGCCTTTCTGACGGAGACCGGTTTTGAAGCCGCGAATCACGCATTGCAATGTTTCGGTGGGCACGGTTATATCCGCGAGTGGGGTGTAGAGCAGAATGTGCGCGATGCTCGCATTGCGATGTTGTACGAGGGCACCACAGGTATTCAGGCGCTGGATCTGCTGGGCCGCAAAGTGCTCATGAGCCAGGGCGAGCTACTTAAGAGGTTCACTAAAGTCGTTCACAAGTTCTGTAAAGCAAACGAGGACAATGAACAGCTGGCAGAGTTCGTACAGCCGTTGGCGAAACTCAACAATCAGTGGGGTGAAATCACCATGCACATTGGTTTGAGCGCCATGGAAAATCAGGAGGAAGTCGGCGCAGCTGCGGTGGATTATTTAATGTACTCCGGGTATGCCGTTTACGCTTATCTCTGGGCGCGCGCCGCCAAGACCGCGATGGAGCACGAGGCAGCAGAAGGTGCGTTTTATCGTGCGAAAGTTAAAACCGCGCGCTTCTATTTTAAGCGGTTGTTGCCAAGAACGGAGTCGCTGGTGGTAGCGATGAAATCGGGTGCTGGTAATTTACTGGATTTTGAAGATAGCGAATTCTAA
- a CDS encoding patatin-like phospholipase family protein, translating to MSTNALILSGGGARAAYQVGVLQAVGEIMPAMRNPFPIICGTSAGAINAAAIAAHRGGFHQAAEDLAQSWLSLEINNVFRSGWWPLTAGGLKIVASLFNEGISRGRPLALLDNRPLRAFLESTIPFDNIGKRVSEGELRALSITALGYQSGESVSFFQGQPELRGWRRFRRVGTPQTITVDHLMASSAIPTVFPTVPLSQEHFGDGAMRQMAPISSALHLGANRVFIVGVSSNRNPAHWGQRKKVRSKHSPSLAQIVGQMFNSAFIDALEGDIEHLVRVNHLLDLLGDKRCEKTDYLRPVETLIISPSKELDKIAGRKIRRLPNSLRFFMRAIGATAHAGGSAAASYLLFCHEYVRELMELGYQDAMWERAAIEDFFKADL from the coding sequence ATGTCCACAAATGCATTGATCCTTTCCGGCGGTGGCGCGCGGGCGGCCTATCAGGTGGGGGTGCTGCAGGCGGTAGGCGAAATCATGCCTGCCATGCGCAACCCATTCCCCATTATCTGCGGTACCTCTGCCGGTGCCATCAACGCTGCGGCAATTGCCGCGCATCGCGGTGGGTTCCACCAGGCGGCAGAAGATCTTGCGCAAAGCTGGCTTTCGCTGGAAATAAACAATGTGTTTCGATCTGGATGGTGGCCACTGACTGCAGGCGGGTTAAAAATTGTTGCTTCGCTGTTCAACGAAGGCATAAGTCGCGGGCGCCCCTTGGCGCTACTAGACAATCGGCCGCTGCGTGCCTTTTTGGAGTCGACAATCCCTTTTGACAACATTGGAAAGCGCGTTTCGGAAGGCGAGCTCAGAGCACTGTCGATTACCGCACTGGGTTACCAATCGGGCGAATCAGTCAGCTTTTTTCAGGGACAGCCCGAGCTGCGGGGATGGCGACGATTTCGCCGGGTGGGCACGCCGCAAACGATTACCGTTGATCATTTAATGGCGTCATCCGCTATTCCCACGGTTTTTCCGACCGTACCGCTGAGCCAGGAACATTTTGGCGATGGCGCTATGCGCCAGATGGCCCCGATCAGCTCGGCCTTGCATTTAGGTGCGAACAGGGTATTTATTGTAGGGGTGAGCAGTAACCGCAACCCGGCGCATTGGGGGCAGCGTAAAAAAGTGCGCTCGAAGCACTCGCCGTCGTTGGCCCAAATCGTGGGCCAAATGTTTAACAGCGCGTTTATTGATGCGCTCGAAGGTGATATCGAGCACTTGGTCAGAGTCAATCATCTGCTGGATTTGCTTGGGGACAAACGCTGTGAAAAAACAGACTACTTACGACCAGTTGAAACGCTGATTATTTCCCCCAGTAAAGAGCTTGATAAAATCGCAGGGCGAAAAATTCGCCGGTTGCCAAACAGCCTTCGGTTTTTTATGCGTGCAATAGGCGCAACCGCTCATGCGGGTGGTTCTGCGGCAGCAAGCTATCTGTTATTCTGCCATGAATATGTCCGTGAGCTCATGGAGCTTGGCTATCAAGATGCCATGTGGGAGCGTGCGGCTATTGAAGATTTTTTCAAAGCGGATCTTTAG
- a CDS encoding SPFH domain-containing protein, protein MFDQNIAALIFIALVAVIIYRAWHSVPQGQQWTVERWGRFTRVLKPGFNLIVPFVDKIGRRQIVMEQVLDVEPQEVISADNAMVTTDAVCFFQVIDPIKASYEVNDLPRAMQNLVMTNIRAVLGSMELDAMLSNRDVINTALLTKVDEATNPWGVKVTRIEIRDITPPRDLVDAMANQMKAEREKRAQILRAEGERESAIKVAEGQKRAQILDAEGMREAAFLEAEAREREAEAEAKATALVSEAIANGNPQAINYFVAQKYVDALGQLAASQNSKVVLMPLEASDVIGSIAGIKELVESAKSPAV, encoded by the coding sequence GTGTTTGATCAAAATATTGCAGCGCTTATTTTTATTGCGCTTGTTGCCGTTATTATCTATCGGGCCTGGCATTCGGTGCCCCAGGGACAGCAGTGGACTGTTGAGCGCTGGGGCCGCTTTACGCGGGTGTTAAAACCTGGATTCAATTTGATTGTGCCCTTCGTCGATAAAATTGGTCGTCGCCAGATTGTCATGGAGCAGGTACTGGATGTGGAGCCACAGGAAGTTATTAGTGCAGACAACGCGATGGTAACAACCGATGCGGTGTGTTTCTTTCAGGTAATTGATCCAATCAAAGCGTCATACGAGGTTAACGATCTGCCAAGGGCGATGCAAAACCTGGTGATGACCAATATCCGTGCGGTACTTGGCTCAATGGAATTGGATGCAATGTTGTCCAATCGCGATGTTATCAACACCGCTTTGCTGACAAAAGTGGACGAGGCAACCAACCCCTGGGGTGTTAAAGTCACGCGTATTGAGATTCGCGATATTACACCGCCGCGAGATTTGGTTGATGCCATGGCGAACCAGATGAAAGCCGAGCGTGAGAAGCGCGCGCAAATACTGCGAGCCGAAGGTGAAAGAGAATCTGCGATTAAAGTCGCAGAGGGTCAGAAGAGAGCGCAGATTCTGGATGCCGAAGGTATGCGAGAGGCCGCATTTTTGGAGGCTGAAGCCCGCGAACGGGAAGCCGAAGCAGAGGCGAAAGCCACGGCTTTGGTGAGTGAGGCGATTGCAAACGGTAACCCACAGGCAATTAATTATTTTGTTGCCCAAAAGTACGTCGATGCTCTTGGTCAGCTAGCAGCTTCTCAAAACAGCAAAGTTGTATTGATGCCATTGGAGGCAAGCGACGTAATTGGCTCCATTGCCGGGATTAAAGAACTGGTCGAGTCCGCCAAATCTCCTGCAGTATAA
- a CDS encoding helix-turn-helix domain-containing protein, protein MKDSRIPAHYVTRLLEQAHLAGCDTRTILQQAEIDEQALSLQSDISARRYASLYQLVMRTTEDEWFGMFVGGKVQLGSFRMMCLTLLSCSNLRQAIIRAGEFSEICRGMLVKFTLDEDPPNEHVFLRMVPVRSCGTEEFDQLLSDADPGHILNAIIAWHKFAEWLTGKDIALHKVALRHPKSRGCEPLACVRQESVIHDCSDVGFAFSKAVLEYPLVQDHESLMAFLSTAPYHLVTQDPLKLSFTERVRNILKREVNRSIPSAEQLSEMLNMSVTTMRRQLSKEGTSYQKLKDECRMEVAIHYLACAELSNADIAEKLGFDEPSAFFRSFKKWTGQTPGEYRQQQLPKNP, encoded by the coding sequence ATGAAAGACTCGAGGATTCCTGCGCACTATGTGACAAGGTTGTTGGAGCAGGCGCATCTCGCAGGTTGTGATACGCGAACAATCCTCCAGCAGGCCGAAATAGACGAACAGGCCCTGAGCTTGCAGTCCGACATTAGCGCGCGGCGCTATGCGTCTTTATATCAGCTGGTTATGCGCACAACCGAAGACGAATGGTTTGGTATGTTCGTGGGTGGCAAAGTTCAGCTTGGCTCTTTTCGGATGATGTGTCTGACCCTGCTCAGTTGCAGCAACTTGCGGCAGGCGATTATTCGTGCCGGCGAGTTTTCCGAAATCTGTCGCGGCATGTTGGTCAAGTTTACGCTTGACGAAGATCCTCCTAACGAGCATGTATTCCTACGCATGGTACCGGTTCGCAGTTGTGGCACTGAGGAATTTGACCAACTGCTTAGCGACGCTGACCCCGGCCACATACTTAACGCCATAATAGCTTGGCACAAATTTGCGGAGTGGTTGACAGGTAAAGATATTGCTTTGCACAAGGTTGCACTGCGACACCCGAAAAGTCGCGGCTGCGAGCCTCTTGCCTGCGTGCGTCAGGAAAGCGTTATTCACGATTGCAGCGATGTCGGCTTCGCGTTTTCCAAAGCTGTGTTGGAGTATCCCCTGGTGCAGGATCACGAGTCATTGATGGCTTTTCTATCTACTGCACCTTACCACCTCGTCACCCAGGACCCGCTCAAACTGAGTTTTACCGAACGGGTGCGGAACATTTTGAAGCGCGAGGTCAACCGGAGTATCCCATCGGCGGAGCAGCTATCCGAAATGCTGAACATGTCGGTGACGACCATGCGTCGGCAGCTGAGTAAGGAAGGTACGTCTTACCAGAAATTGAAGGACGAATGCCGAATGGAAGTCGCCATTCATTATCTGGCGTGCGCAGAACTTTCCAACGCGGATATTGCCGAAAAGTTAGGTTTTGACGAACCTAGCGCATTTTTTCGTTCGTTTAAAAAATGGACAGGGCAGACACCGGGCGAATATCGCCAGCAGCAATTGCCCAAGAATCCGTAG